A region from the Alosa alosa isolate M-15738 ecotype Scorff River chromosome 7, AALO_Geno_1.1, whole genome shotgun sequence genome encodes:
- the LOC125298481 gene encoding transmembrane emp24 domain-containing protein 1-like — MNSYRVDYVRLSPKCVVISVLIAFFTQTVGGFSPNLDSEFTFLLPAGRTECFFQTASKNGSMEVEYQIIAGAGMDVDFTILSPHGYQLISEFRRSDGVHTVEPTEEGDYQICFDNSFSRFSEKMVFFEVILEGPASEEGGDDEWAGLGEPESLLEYKLEDIRESMDSVHRRLERSRQMQTALRTHEARDRYLLEDNLWRVSFWSCVSLLVLLTVAFTQVYTVRRLFDDKRRVCT, encoded by the exons ATGAATTCCTATCGAGTAGATTACGTTAGGTTATCACCTAAATGTGTCGTTATCTCTGTACTTATTGCGTTTTTCACGCAGACGGTCGGCGGTTTCAGCCCGAACCTTGATAGTGAGTTTACATTTCTACTGCCAGCAGGAAGAACAGAATGCTTCTTCCAAACGGCGTCGAAAAATGGCTCTATGGAAGTTGAATACCAG atcaTCGCAGGTGCAGGCATGGATGTGGACTTCaccatcctctctcctcatgGCTATCAGCTGATCTCAGAGTTCCGTCGCTCCGACGGCGTCCACAC TGTTGAGCCCACTGAGGAAGGCGACTACCAGATCTGCTTTGACAACAGCTTCAGCCGCTTCTCGGAGAAGATGGTCTTCTTCGAGGTCATCCTGGAGGGGCCGGCGTCCGAGGAGGGCGGGGACGACGAGTGGGCGGGCCTGGGAGAGCCTGAGAGCCTATTAGAGTACAAGCTAGAGGATATCAGG gAGTCCATGGACTCGGTGCACCGGCGCCTGGAGCGCAGTCGTCAGATGCAGACGGCGCTGCGTACGCACGAGGCGCGTGACCGCTACCTGCTGGAGGACAACCTGTGGCGCGTGTCCTTCTGGTCCTGCGTCAGCCTGCTGGTCCTGCTCACCGTCGCCTTCACGCAGGTCTACACCGTCCGCCGCCTCTTCGACGACAAGAGGAGGGTGTGCACGTAG